The Chloroflexota bacterium genome has a segment encoding these proteins:
- a CDS encoding glutaredoxin family protein, with product MAQTATVVIYTRKDCSYSDAALSEMKDNGTPYKEIDIDEVPGAKEELLRLSNGEPITPVMVVDGEVVIGYHGLG from the coding sequence GTGGCGCAGACGGCAACCGTCGTGATCTACACCCGCAAGGACTGCAGCTACTCAGACGCCGCCCTGTCCGAGATGAAGGACAACGGCACGCCCTACAAGGAAATCGACATCGACGAGGTCCCCGGCGCCAAGGAAGAGCTGCTGCGGCTCTCCAACGGCGAGCCTATCACGCCCGTCATGGTGGTGGACGGCGAGGTGGTCATCGGCTATCACGGCCTGGGCTGA